CTCCAGTCGTGAAGGAGGCTCTGAAGCGATCATGTTTTGCCCGAAACACTTCCCCAAAAGACCCAACGTGTCTTCCTCCAGACAAACCAGCCCACAAAAGTCTGAAGGAGAGATGCAGTCACAGAAGTCCTCAGCATTTGTGTCTGTTCGTTTCAAAGACTCACTAGATATCTGCCTTTCATCCGAAGAGGGTGATTCCAGGTCAAAGTCTGTGTGTCTATAGAGGCGGCTAGTGCGGTACGGAGATCTAAGAAGTTCAGCTGTATTTTGGGCAATTCTTTCTGGAAAAAGTATGCTAGAACTTCTCCTCGCATGTACATTTTCATCAGAGGaccactgactgtggaaacttgtTTCAGAGGAATCATGGAGGGGGGCTGTGGATACAGACCAAGCCGTCTGCATGCTGGAGGTTTCAGGACAGTCTAAAGTAATCGGAGAGTCACTGTCCCAGAAGCTGCTATGGGATTCGTCTAGGTCTGCTGGAGGCGTTTGCTGTGGACTCGTTTCTTCTTTATCAGTGGACTGAGTGAACACATCTACAATGGTCTGGTTTAACCAATCTGGACTGGATATTCTTGCCACGAGGGGCAAAAGAACATTGCATGTGATGAGCTCTCCCACCATGTAGCGGCCTGTTCGTGTTTCTAGGTGAGATTTGGGAATAAGGACGTGCATGAGGAGATCTACCAGTGCTCTGGAGTAGCAGAGCTGGTTAGCTGGGCCCGTCAGGGCAGGGTGAGGCAAATCAGCTATACTGTACAACCTCCATAGTTTTTGTGAGTTTGAAAGCGATTGGTCGGACTCTTCTTGCAGTGTTCGTTGAAGTTTCCTGGCTTGGGTGAAGCTCTGCAGATGGCATCCGCAAAGCTCAAGAACCCTCTGGGCCAGCGCTCTCCGGTCCACCTGCTTCGCCCTCCTCTTCAGTTCAGCGGCTGCCTCCAGCATAGCGTCCCTCACTTCCCGTTCGAACTCATCCCCTCCCTTAGAAACAGAACTGCAGTACCAGGATGACACAAAGTCCCGCACAGCCTTGTCAACAGCACTTTGAATTTCCCAGTCCAGTCTTTGTTCACTCTCTGAGGCAGTGTGAACTTGAGGGGACTCGCCCAAGGGCAGGAAGTGCTCCAAATGAAGGAGGCTGTTGGCATCCAAAGCGACACGAGATCCCAGCCATCCACCCAGCACTACCAACAGACTGGTGAAGATGCACAGCAGCCACACATTCACCAGAAGATGGAACAGTACTAACCATGTAATCAGAACTACAACTCCAAGAATGCTCTTCTGCCCCAGTAACTCAGAGAGACTCCATGGATTTGGACTGGCAACACCAGGCATTTTGTCAAAAGCTCTTTTTGTCAGAGCTCTTTAACTGGAAAGGGATAGACAGACTGTCaaagaaatcaaattaaaataattaaataaaaaataatattagcaaagaaactgaaacaaaacaaaatataaaatagtaacaTCTCAAAACGAAGGCCAGGCAAGATTGTTCTTTATCAGATAAACATTTATATGGGGCAGATAATCATGACctgttttcttaaaaaaaaaaaaaaaaaaaagtaccttgTTTTGCCTTTAACTACATTATAACAAGTTAAAGCAGATAAACTCACCAAACtaataataacatttgaagAAAACTTACTGTGTCAGAGAGGCTGTGTGCAGACTGAGCAGGTCACGGTTCCTGATCATTAAACTATATCCGTGACCACATTGCTTATCGTCAGGTAGATGTGCCCAAAAGCTGCATATGAGTTGGTCTTGGTCAGTATAACAATAGTATCATTAATATGGTTTTTGCCTTTCATGTCGTTGCTATCGACGTTTGCAGTCTGTCTAATCTACTTCACTGTAATTAGATTAACATCTAGCAAGCTGTCCACCTCAGACTACACTTCAATCGGTAAAACCCGACTGAACAGCGCCCTCTTACTGCAGCAGCTGTGAAGTTCAACAACCAAAACCTTTCAGGCCAATATATTCCAGGGACAAAACTATCCTTTATTTACTCTACAGGTGataaatgataattaaaaaaataaataaatacataaataagaaAGGGGGAATAAGTTTTTTTCTAAATTTCATTAGCCTACTATGAACAGCctgaaaaaaactttaaattagATAATGAAAAATCAATGTGGATTCAggttatttttaagaaataaatagtaaaaaaaaaaaagtttaaatgttaaatatttgtagACAAACTGCCGTAATTAAACGATAAATTTTGAATTTCACAGTCGGAAGCAGATAAAATCATAACTGTAACAATTAATAGGAGGtaagattattaaaaatgtacaaatccTTTATAAGAAATGTACAATATGATATTATTTAGCCTATAGTACAGTTCATAGCCtagttttatgattttaatataatattttggaGTACAGGCCTATCATATGTCTGCCTCAAAAGcagattgtttgtttgtttagtctatttgttttttcaaaaaccaaAAAAGTGTAAAATCATTATTTAGGTGGCATCAcagaaaaatttaattaaatagataaataaaaaataattaagcaCCATGAAGTAGGTAATGTTCAGAATGGAGGCTAAATTTGCATATTGCATTGTTTTACTGGTCAATTcaccaaaaataatttaaataagaaCGTGTCACAGCTGACATAGCCTAATGAAACAATGAAACTTTAATGATAAATGAAACTTTTATTTCCGTAGGCTTAAATATGATTACAGAGGGTtaaaagaaacaacaaaaaaataaactaataaaagaCAGATCCAGATCTTAAGTTAGCCTTGACATTTTAGAGTCTTTCTTTGATCTTTCTGCTTTTGCACACGTGTTTTCCCTGAAAAGGGCAGATTTGTTTCTTGCACTCCCAGCACAGCTGAACATCATGGTCTTCATCAGCATTGTCGCGATGACAAAGATCGCAGCCTTCGTTTTTCAGTTTACTCCGAATCAGCCGTCGAAGCTCCTTGCGTTTATCGTCATCCACACAGCACGCCACGTCAATCACCTTGATGTGACTGGGGTCCCACACGCAGTCCTCTTCGCGACCAGACTTGATGGTGGAGATCTTGCTGTTTGGCGGAACCCACGCGCAGTCGTACCCATTGCTGTGCCACGATGTCTGGAGAGGATGATTGTCACAGTCTATTTTCTTAACTTTTCCAACACACACCCGCAGTTTGAAAACGACTTTGTCTTTTTTGTCAGTATTGAGCGGGTAACACTTGGCTTTATCGATGTTACGACTGACATAAACCCCGGGGCCCAGCATTCCATCTTTAGAGGGTTTAAATCCGTTATTAATGATAGCCATCGCGTTTGTCAAATGTGCGCCGTGAAACATTGTGTATACACGGCCTGACTTCGGTTCCTGGTTCTCGGACAGAGACCTGCTGCGGTCTTTAACAGCTTTCCAGCCACAGAAAGACACCTCCGTCTCCATTCTAAGATTGAACACGTAGATTGAATTAGTATTTGCACCCACTAAAACagctttttacatttaaaatccaCGGAAATCAACGTTAAAGGGGAAAATATGCTCACCTTCTTCAAGATCATCTATGGTTGCCTACCCGATAACTTTTTACTTTCGATTTCTACTTTCGTTTActtggaaaataaaaaaatatcgcGAGATTCTAAAAGCTTTAGTCATCGTCGATCTCAcaaaacaatgtgttaaaacattaGTCAcacataaattatgttttatgagtagcctaaattaaaaaaaaaaaaaagaaagaaagaaagaaacattcCCATGACAGCTTTCTATTTTAGCCTATAGCCTACTATATATAAAGTAGCCTAAATCGTTTTTACAGGTAGGCTACAGTCCCAGCAGTAATTGCCTttgatgcactgtaaaaaaaataaataaataagtaaatatcaTCATTTGATCACTTTGTTTCCATATAGGCCTAACATAATAGCCTATTTGTTTCCATCCAATAACTTGCCAAAAGTTTTGTCAATTAGTTGTCACTGAGCAGCTCGTAACACTTTGATTTTGCTTTAAAAGTTATGACAGCAATTACACTtagttttaaaaacttgtattcTTTAAATTTTAGTGggggttgattttttttttttttacagtgattacAGCATGAATTTTCCATTAATGGGTTTTAAATACAGTCCTTACATAGCCTATCCACCAGGTTACCCTATACACTTACCTAATCTCCTCTAAAAAGGAAAGTTTTTGACGCAGGGCctctttgttaaaaaaaaaaaaaaaaaaaaaaaaaaaaaattatagccTATAcggttttttatatatattttctattgtCTTCATCTTCTGTGTTATAAGTAGCTACTGTAAGGAAAATTACCTCTTCCTCTTTTTTCCCTCGCTATCATATTCAGCTTATAATACGGCTGTCACTCTCTCCATTTTTCAACAGTGCAGCCTTAATAGTGTACTCTGATCTACAGTAGATGCAAATTATTAAGAAACGTCTCCAAGCCAGTTATTTGCATTTAACCAAATGATGAAGGCTTCACAAGCGAAACCATGTGAAGGGTATGAATAGAGGTGCGCGAGCTTGACCATAAGCTACATATGACTACTTAAGTTTTTTAATCTTCTCTCTTCCTTTGATATAATGAACGTGGTATGATTTCTGCTGGAATAGGAATCAAAATTGAAGACCTGAGAAAATTGGCAACGCTCGGCTAAAATTATGATGGAGACAGGTGAGAGTTTGTGAaaagtattttagtatttttatacatttcattcGATGTTTAATTTGTAACGCATTAATAATGAGGCTGTAgactacatttacattaaatgtgCTCATGTAAGTATTCGTAATTTATAAACACCGTTGTTGTGTTACAAATGTATGTCGAGAACTGTATATTGTATATAGcatataacataacatttatTCGCTCTTTTCATCTAAATATATCTACCTACCAAAATCTAACAGTTGTGAGAAAGAACgtgtcacttgtaaatgtaattttttaaaagaatctaTCTTGGCCCTGTTATAGAAcgtaaaaaatacataaattaaaagttactttaaatagcctactttttaaaatatgtagcAACTCACACGTGAAAAAGAAACGCTTTAAAATACGGATTCTAGTTGTGGTAAAcgtaattacttcttaaaagcTGACAGAAATGGgaagtaaacaacaaaatgcacCTCAGCGGTGGTTTTGGCACTCTGagtgatttatttttctaaGAATTTGTGCGATAGGCTACATTAAAAGTGCCTGTTATCGACACAGGTGATTATAACAGATGTCTCAAAAGTGAAGACACAGAGTGTAGTAGCCCAAATATACCTAAATGTAGTCGTATATCTTCAAGCCTAAATATACTTAAATGTAGTCGTATATCTTCAAGCCTAAATATACTTAAATGTAGTCGTATATCTTCAATCAAACCAAGGAAAACATTCAAGACCCCTCTTTTCTCTTTATGTCATGTACTGCCATTTATGACTGTTAACGGGTGGATTGTGACATCAGGCTAAATGACTGTGCGTGCACACCCTAGACCACAGAtgagacaggtgtgtgtgtcagagagagaaagacgaGATACGAGTCTTCCATTGGAAACTGATATTGGCCATATAttggaacacaaa
This Ctenopharyngodon idella isolate HZGC_01 chromosome 5, HZGC01, whole genome shotgun sequence DNA region includes the following protein-coding sequences:
- the gig2o gene encoding grass carp reovirus (GCRV)-induced gene 2o, with protein sequence METEVSFCGWKAVKDRSRSLSENQEPKSGRVYTMFHGAHLTNAMAIINNGFKPSKDGMLGPGVYVSRNIDKAKCYPLNTDKKDKVVFKLRVCVGKVKKIDCDNHPLQTSWHSNGYDCAWVPPNSKISTIKSGREEDCVWDPSHIKVIDVACCVDDDKRKELRRLIRSKLKNEGCDLCHRDNADEDHDVQLCWECKKQICPFQGKHVCKSRKIKERL